Proteins found in one Macaca nemestrina isolate mMacNem1 chromosome 4, mMacNem.hap1, whole genome shotgun sequence genomic segment:
- the LOC105471165 gene encoding olfactory receptor 2F1-like translates to MGTDNQTWVSDFILLGLSSDWDAQVSLFVLFLVMYMVTMLGNCLIVLLIRLDSRLHTPMYFFLTNLSLVDVSYATSIVPQLLAHFLAEHKAISLQSCAAQLFFSLALGGIEFVLLAVMAYDRYVAVCDPLRYSAIMHGALCAKLAITSWVSGSINSLMHTTITFQLPMCTNKFIDHIFCEILALIRLACVDTSSNEVTIIVSSIVLLMTPLCLVLLSYIRIISTILKIQSREGRRKAFHTCASHLTVVALCYGMAIFTYIHPSSPSVLQEKLISLFYAILTPMLNPMIYSLRNKEVKGAWKKLLWKFSGLTSKLAT, encoded by the coding sequence ATGGGAACAGATAACCAGACTTGGGTGAGTGACTTTATTCTCCTCGGCCTTTCCAGTGACTGGGACGCTCAGGTCTCCCTCTTTGTCCTATTCTTGGTCATGTACATGGTGACCATGCTGGGGAACTGTCTCATTGTTCTTCTGATCAGACTGGACAGCCGACTCCACACTCCCATGTATTTCTTTCTCACCAACCTCTCCCTTGTCGATGTCTCCTATGCCACAAGCATCGTCCCTCAGCTGCTGGCACATTTTCTTGCAGAACATAAAGCCATCTCGTTGCAGAGCTGTGCAGcccaattatttttttccctggCCTTAGGTGGGATTGAGTTTGTTCTCCTGGCAGTGATGGCCTATGACCGCTATGTGGCTGTGTGTGACCCCCTGCGATACTCGGCCATCATGCATGGAGCGCTGTGTGCTAAGTTGGCCATCACATCCTGGGTCAGTGGATCCATTAACTCTCTCATGCATACCACCATCACCTTTCAGCTGCCCATGTgcacaaacaagtttattgatCATATATTCTGTGAAATTCTAGCTCTGATCAGGCTGGCTTGTGTGGACACCTCCTCCAACGAGGTCACCATCATTGTGTCTAGCATTGTTCTTCTGATGACACCCTTATGTCTGGTTCTTTTGTCCTACATCCGGATCATCTCCACCATCTTAAAGATCCAGtccagagaaggaaggaggaaagccTTTCACACGTGTGCTTCTCACCTCACCGTGGTTGCCCTGTGCTAtggcatggccattttcacttacaTCCATCCCTCCAGTCCCTCTGTCCTTCAGGAGAAGTTGATCTCTCTCTTTTATGCCATTTTGACACCAATGCTGAACCCTATGATTTACAGTCTAAGAAATAAAGAGGTGAAGGGGGCCTGGAAGAAACTATTATGGAAATTCTCTGGGTTAACATCAAAGCTGGCAACTTGA